One genomic region from Paraburkholderia azotifigens encodes:
- a CDS encoding GNAT family N-acetyltransferase, translating to MTEQTIRAAEPIAVDRLLNVAGRAPVLVRELGEKDRARLLAHFIELGEDDRLLRFGQVTPDRVIENYVRTLDFTRDTVFGVFDRQLQLVGVGHLAYLPAEGDARTAEFGVSVSESVRGKGIGTKLFERAAIRSRNTHVTTLYIHCLSRNSTMMHIAKKAGMKIEYAYGEADAYLTLAPADQNSIISEMLQEQAAVFDYVLKRQARSTSKLIESFIPTAIAA from the coding sequence ATGACTGAGCAAACCATCCGCGCCGCCGAGCCGATCGCCGTCGATCGCTTGTTGAACGTCGCCGGTCGCGCGCCCGTTCTGGTCCGGGAACTCGGCGAGAAAGACCGCGCCCGTCTGCTCGCCCATTTCATCGAACTTGGCGAAGACGATCGTCTGCTCCGCTTCGGCCAGGTTACCCCGGATCGCGTCATCGAAAACTACGTTCGCACGCTGGACTTCACCCGCGACACCGTGTTCGGCGTGTTCGACCGTCAGTTGCAACTGGTCGGCGTCGGCCATCTGGCTTATCTGCCCGCAGAAGGCGATGCGCGCACGGCTGAATTCGGCGTGTCCGTGTCGGAAAGCGTGCGCGGCAAGGGCATCGGCACGAAGCTGTTCGAGCGCGCGGCCATCCGCAGCCGCAACACGCACGTCACGACGCTGTACATCCACTGCCTGTCGCGCAACTCGACCATGATGCATATCGCCAAGAAGGCCGGCATGAAGATCGAATATGCGTACGGCGAAGCTGATGCCTATCTGACGCTCGCGCCCGCGGATCAGAACAGCATCATCTCGGAAATGCTTCAGGAACAGGCTGCTGTGTTCGACTACGTGCTCAAGCGCCAGGCGCGCAGCACGTCGAAGCTGATCGAATCGTTCATCCCGACCGCGATCGCCGCGTAA
- a CDS encoding indolepyruvate ferredoxin oxidoreductase family protein: MNAPLDAGQRASLEAALTSVTLDDKYTLERGRAYMSGIQALVRLPMLQQERDRAAGLNTAGFISGYRGSPLGGLDLSLWKAKKHLAAHQVVFQPGVNEDLAATAVWGSQQVNLYPSAKYDGVFSMWYGKGPGVDRSGDVFKHGNSAGSSRHGGVLVLAGDDHAAKSSTLAHQSEHLFKACGLPVLFPSNVQEYLDFGLHGWAMSRYSGLWVAMKCVTDVVESSASVDIDPHRTQIILPGDFDMPEGGLNIRWPDPPLVQEARLLDYKWYAGLAYVRANKLDRIEIDSPHARFGIMTGGKAYLDVRQALTDLGLDDETCSRIGIRLYKVGCVWPLEAQGAQAFARGLQEILVVEEKRQILEYAIKEELYNWPDAQRPRVFGKFDEKDGAGGEWSVPMGNWLLPAHYELSPALIAKAIATRLDKFDLPSDVRARIAARIAVIEAKEKALARPKVAIERKPWFCSGCPHNTSTNVPEGSRAMAGIGCHYMTVWMDRSTSTFSQMGGEGVAWVGQAPFTNDKHVFANLGDGTYFHSGLLAIRAAIASKANITYKILYNDAVAMTGGQPVDGTLTVPQITHQLAAEGAKKIVIVTDEPEKYDANVGLAPGIDIHHRDKLDDVQRELREIEGTTILIYDQTCATEKRRRRKRGAYPDPAKRVVINEAVCEGCGDCSVQSNCLSVEPLETEYGTKRQINQSTCNKDYSCLKGFCPSFVTVEGGQLRKPTVSGVAGDAMPPVPDPDVPAIERPYGVLVTGVGGTGVVTIGALLGMAAHLESKGVTVLDVTGLAQKGGAVMSHVQIANQPADIHATRIAMGEANLVIGCDSIVTASDECVSRMQSGRTHVVLNSAPTPTAEFIKNPNWRFPGASADADVRAAAGDDSVSSVDANHFAVALLGDAIYTNPFVLGYAWQKGWLPLTHESLIRAIELNAVQVEKNRAAFEWGRRAAHDLAAVRKLAHIQDRIDDGNTANAASSKIVSLHTPKALDTLIDKRAQYLVAYQNDAYATRYRKLVEEVRAAETKLDAADGQMPLTEAVAKNLHKLMAYKDEYEVARLYSDPAFIEKLKANFEGDWKLKFHLAPPATATTDSHGHLVKKQYGPWMLNAMHVLAKMKFLRGTALDVFGKTEERRTERALIVEYEVLVRELIGGLTVGNRALAVELANLPDGIRGYGHVKDNNLKGVRAKWASLLAKWRAPEGGAERHVA; encoded by the coding sequence ATGAATGCCCCGCTAGACGCCGGCCAGCGAGCCTCGCTCGAAGCCGCGTTGACTTCCGTCACGCTCGACGACAAATACACGCTCGAACGCGGCCGCGCGTACATGAGCGGCATCCAGGCGCTGGTCCGCCTGCCGATGCTGCAACAGGAACGCGACCGGGCCGCCGGGCTCAATACAGCCGGATTCATCTCGGGCTATCGCGGATCGCCGCTCGGCGGTCTTGACCTGTCGCTGTGGAAGGCGAAAAAGCATCTTGCCGCGCACCAGGTCGTCTTCCAGCCAGGCGTCAACGAAGACCTCGCCGCCACGGCCGTTTGGGGCTCGCAGCAGGTCAACCTCTATCCGAGCGCCAAATACGACGGCGTGTTTTCGATGTGGTACGGCAAAGGGCCGGGCGTCGACCGCTCGGGCGATGTGTTCAAGCACGGCAACTCAGCCGGCTCGTCGCGTCACGGCGGCGTCCTCGTGCTTGCCGGCGACGACCACGCAGCGAAATCGTCGACGCTCGCGCACCAGTCCGAGCATCTCTTCAAGGCCTGCGGCCTGCCCGTGCTGTTTCCGTCAAACGTGCAGGAATATCTCGACTTCGGCCTGCACGGCTGGGCAATGAGCCGTTACTCCGGCCTGTGGGTCGCCATGAAGTGCGTGACCGATGTGGTCGAATCCTCCGCTTCCGTCGATATCGATCCCCACCGCACGCAAATCATTCTGCCGGGCGACTTCGACATGCCCGAGGGCGGCCTCAACATTCGCTGGCCCGATCCGCCGCTCGTGCAGGAAGCGCGTCTGCTCGACTACAAGTGGTACGCGGGACTCGCCTACGTGCGAGCGAACAAGCTCGACCGCATCGAGATCGATTCGCCGCATGCGCGCTTCGGCATCATGACGGGCGGCAAGGCGTATCTCGACGTGCGTCAGGCGCTGACCGATCTCGGTCTCGACGACGAAACCTGCTCGCGCATCGGCATTCGTCTCTACAAGGTCGGTTGCGTGTGGCCGCTCGAAGCGCAAGGCGCGCAGGCATTCGCGCGCGGCCTGCAGGAAATTCTCGTGGTCGAAGAGAAGCGCCAGATTCTCGAATACGCGATCAAGGAAGAGCTGTACAACTGGCCCGATGCGCAGCGTCCGCGCGTGTTCGGCAAGTTCGACGAAAAAGACGGCGCAGGCGGCGAATGGTCAGTGCCGATGGGCAACTGGCTGCTGCCCGCTCACTATGAACTGTCGCCCGCGCTGATCGCCAAGGCGATCGCGACGCGGCTCGACAAGTTCGATCTGCCGTCCGACGTGCGCGCCCGAATCGCCGCGCGGATCGCGGTGATCGAAGCGAAGGAAAAAGCACTTGCCCGTCCGAAGGTCGCGATCGAGCGCAAGCCGTGGTTCTGCTCCGGCTGTCCGCACAACACGTCGACGAATGTGCCCGAAGGCTCGCGCGCGATGGCGGGCATCGGCTGCCACTACATGACCGTGTGGATGGACCGCAGCACGAGCACGTTCAGCCAGATGGGCGGCGAAGGCGTCGCGTGGGTCGGACAGGCGCCGTTCACGAACGACAAGCACGTGTTCGCCAATCTCGGCGACGGCACGTACTTCCACTCGGGCCTGCTCGCCATTCGCGCGGCGATCGCGTCGAAGGCCAACATCACCTACAAGATTCTGTATAACGATGCCGTCGCGATGACGGGCGGCCAGCCGGTCGATGGCACGCTGACCGTGCCGCAGATCACGCACCAGCTCGCCGCCGAAGGCGCGAAGAAAATCGTGATCGTTACCGACGAGCCCGAAAAGTACGACGCGAACGTCGGCCTTGCACCCGGCATCGACATTCATCATCGCGACAAGCTCGACGACGTGCAGCGCGAACTGCGCGAGATCGAAGGCACGACGATCCTGATCTACGACCAGACCTGCGCCACCGAGAAGCGCCGCCGCCGCAAACGCGGTGCGTATCCCGATCCGGCGAAGCGCGTGGTCATCAACGAAGCGGTCTGCGAAGGCTGCGGCGATTGCTCGGTGCAGTCGAACTGCCTGTCCGTCGAGCCGCTCGAAACCGAGTACGGCACGAAGCGGCAGATCAACCAGTCGACCTGCAACAAGGACTACTCGTGTCTGAAGGGCTTCTGCCCGAGCTTCGTGACGGTCGAAGGCGGTCAGTTGCGCAAGCCGACAGTGTCGGGCGTCGCAGGCGATGCAATGCCGCCCGTCCCCGATCCCGACGTTCCGGCGATCGAGCGGCCGTATGGCGTGCTGGTGACGGGCGTCGGCGGCACGGGCGTCGTGACGATCGGCGCGCTGCTCGGCATGGCCGCGCACCTCGAGAGCAAGGGTGTCACCGTCCTCGACGTGACGGGTCTCGCTCAAAAGGGCGGCGCCGTGATGAGCCACGTGCAGATCGCGAATCAGCCCGCCGACATCCACGCGACGCGTATCGCGATGGGCGAAGCGAATCTCGTGATCGGCTGCGATTCGATCGTGACGGCCAGCGACGAATGCGTGTCGCGGATGCAAAGCGGCCGCACGCACGTCGTGCTGAACAGCGCGCCCACGCCGACGGCCGAGTTCATCAAGAACCCGAACTGGCGCTTCCCTGGCGCGAGTGCCGACGCGGACGTGCGCGCCGCCGCGGGCGACGACAGCGTCTCGTCCGTCGACGCGAATCACTTCGCCGTCGCGTTGCTCGGCGACGCGATCTATACGAATCCGTTCGTGCTCGGTTACGCCTGGCAGAAGGGCTGGCTGCCGCTCACGCACGAGTCGCTGATTCGCGCGATCGAGTTGAACGCGGTGCAGGTCGAGAAGAATCGCGCGGCGTTCGAGTGGGGCCGCCGCGCAGCCCACGATCTCGCTGCCGTGCGCAAGCTCGCGCATATCCAGGATCGAATCGACGACGGCAATACGGCGAATGCCGCGAGCAGCAAGATCGTTTCGCTGCACACGCCGAAGGCGCTCGACACGTTGATCGACAAGCGTGCGCAGTATCTGGTCGCGTACCAGAACGACGCTTACGCGACGCGCTATCGCAAGCTGGTCGAAGAAGTGCGCGCCGCCGAAACGAAGCTCGATGCCGCCGACGGCCAGATGCCGTTGACGGAAGCCGTCGCGAAAAATCTGCACAAGCTGATGGCGTACAAGGACGAGTACGAGGTCGCGCGTCTGTATTCGGACCCGGCGTTCATCGAGAAGCTCAAGGCAAATTTCGAAGGCGACTGGAAGCTGAAGTTCCACCTCGCGCCGCCCGCTACGGCGACGACGGATTCGCACGGCCATCTGGTGAAGAAGCAATACGGTCCGTGGATGCTCAACGCGATGCACGTGTTAGCGAAGATGAAGTTCCTGCGCGGCACGGCACTCGATGTGTTCGGCAAGACGGAAGAGCGTCGCACCGAACGCGCGTTGATCGTCGAGTACGAGGTGCTGGTGCGTGAACTGATCGGCGGATTGACGGTCGGGAATCGCGCGCTGGCCGTCGAACTCGCGAATCTGCCCGACGGCATTCGTGGCTACGGTCACGTGAAGGACAACAACCTGAAGGGCGTGCGGGCGAAGTGGGCGTCGTTGCTAGCGAAGTGGCGTGCGCCTGAAGGCGGCGCCGAGCGGCACGTGGCATAA
- a CDS encoding orotate phosphoribosyltransferase, whose product MTGFDRQTISDTTAKMLLEVQAVHFNAEKPYIFTSGWASPVYIDCRKLISYPRVRRGLMEMAEATILRDVGYEQIDAVAGGETAGIPFAAWLSDRLMVPMQYVRKKPKGFGRNAQIEGLLTEGQRVLLVEDLTTDSRSKINFINALRTAGATVNHCFVLFHYNIFKESVSVLKDIDVDLHALATWWDVLRVAKEQGYFETKTLDEVEKFLHAPAEWSAAHGGATAAPQ is encoded by the coding sequence ATGACAGGCTTCGATCGCCAGACGATCTCCGACACGACCGCCAAAATGCTGCTGGAAGTCCAGGCAGTGCATTTCAACGCGGAAAAACCGTACATCTTCACTTCCGGCTGGGCGAGCCCGGTGTATATCGACTGCCGCAAGCTGATCTCGTATCCGCGCGTGCGCCGCGGCCTGATGGAAATGGCGGAAGCGACGATCCTGCGCGACGTCGGTTACGAGCAGATCGACGCCGTCGCCGGCGGCGAAACGGCGGGCATCCCGTTCGCAGCATGGCTGTCGGACCGTCTGATGGTGCCGATGCAATATGTGCGCAAGAAGCCGAAGGGTTTCGGCCGTAACGCGCAGATCGAAGGCCTGCTGACGGAAGGCCAGCGCGTGCTGCTGGTCGAAGACCTGACCACCGACAGCCGCAGCAAGATCAACTTCATCAACGCGCTGCGTACGGCTGGGGCGACGGTGAACCACTGCTTCGTGCTATTCCACTACAACATCTTCAAGGAAAGCGTGTCCGTGCTGAAGGACATCGACGTCGATCTGCACGCGCTCGCCACGTGGTGGGACGTGCTGCGCGTCGCGAAGGAGCAAGGCTACTTCGAAACGAAGACGCTCGACGAAGTCGAGAAATTTCTGCACGCACCGGCCGAATGGTCGGCAGCGCACGGGGGCGCGACGGCAGCACCGCAATAA
- a CDS encoding MFS transporter — MNITSSSPPAVQQARPGYAARALIASVLGYAMDGFDLLILGFMLPVIAADLHLSSTQAGSLVTWTLVGAVAGGVIFGILSDYFGRVRMLTWTILIFAVFTGLCALAQGYGDLLAYRTIAGIGLGGEFGIGMTLVAEAWPAAQRARVSSYVGLGWQLGVLAAALLTPLLLPVIGWRGMFAVGLMPAVVSFFVRRRVEEPALFTERVARGMRKAPIKLLVADARTTRASVGVAILCSVQNFGYYGLMIWLPTYLSKTFGYSLTRSGLWTAVTVLGMAAGIWLFGVAADRFGRKPVFLLYQAGAVLMVYVYSQLSTPFALLIGGAVMGMFVNGMIGGYGALISELYPTEARATAQNVLFNIGRAVGGFGPVAVGALAAQFSFAAALGVLASIYVLDILATLFLIPERRGAALE, encoded by the coding sequence ATGAACATCACCTCGTCTTCGCCTCCCGCCGTCCAGCAAGCCCGCCCTGGCTATGCCGCGCGGGCGCTGATCGCGTCGGTGCTCGGTTATGCAATGGACGGCTTCGACCTGCTGATTCTGGGTTTCATGTTGCCTGTCATCGCCGCCGACCTGCACCTTTCGTCGACGCAAGCCGGGTCGCTGGTCACGTGGACGTTGGTCGGCGCCGTTGCCGGCGGCGTGATCTTCGGCATCTTGAGCGATTATTTCGGGCGCGTGCGCATGCTTACGTGGACAATTCTGATCTTCGCCGTCTTCACGGGCCTGTGCGCGCTCGCACAGGGCTACGGCGATCTGCTTGCGTACCGCACCATTGCCGGAATCGGGCTGGGCGGCGAGTTCGGCATTGGCATGACGCTGGTCGCGGAGGCCTGGCCGGCGGCGCAGCGAGCGCGCGTGTCGTCGTATGTCGGGCTGGGCTGGCAACTCGGCGTGCTGGCAGCGGCGCTGCTCACGCCGCTGCTGTTGCCCGTGATCGGCTGGCGCGGCATGTTCGCCGTCGGCCTGATGCCCGCCGTCGTGTCGTTTTTCGTGCGGCGGCGCGTCGAGGAGCCGGCGCTGTTCACCGAACGCGTCGCACGCGGCATGCGCAAGGCGCCAATCAAGCTGCTCGTTGCCGATGCCCGCACCACGCGCGCCAGTGTCGGCGTCGCGATTCTCTGCTCGGTGCAGAACTTCGGCTACTACGGGCTGATGATCTGGCTGCCCACTTACCTGTCGAAAACCTTCGGCTACTCGCTGACGCGCTCGGGGCTGTGGACTGCCGTCACGGTGCTCGGCATGGCGGCCGGGATCTGGCTGTTCGGCGTCGCCGCCGACCGCTTCGGCCGCAAACCGGTGTTTCTTCTCTATCAGGCGGGCGCGGTCCTGATGGTGTATGTCTATTCGCAGTTGAGTACGCCGTTCGCGCTGCTGATCGGCGGCGCGGTGATGGGCATGTTCGTGAACGGGATGATCGGCGGTTACGGTGCGTTGATCTCGGAGCTGTATCCGACAGAAGCCCGGGCGACGGCGCAAAACGTGTTGTTCAACATCGGACGCGCGGTCGGCGGTTTCGGGCCCGTCGCGGTGGGCGCGCTGGCTGCGCAATTTTCGTTTGCTGCGGCGCTCGGCGTGCTCGCGTCGATCTATGTGCTCGACATCCTCGCGACGCTCTTTCTGATACCGGAGCGCCGCGGCGCAGCGCTCGAATAA
- a CDS encoding Lrp/AsnC family transcriptional regulator produces MAQIEIDAIDRRILAILQENGRLSNQEIAERVNLSPSPCLRRIRRLEEIGVIRGYVALLDSQMLGLDLLAYVNVRLEKRGGPVLSARADGTPGRAGATHSELFRVAVQGWPEVVACYAMTGEMDYLLRVQVRDMAHFSRFVQDQLLRHPSVIDVKSSFSLEKFKETTALPL; encoded by the coding sequence ATGGCTCAAATTGAGATAGATGCAATCGACCGGCGCATTCTCGCGATCCTTCAGGAGAATGGGCGGCTGTCGAATCAGGAGATCGCCGAGCGGGTGAATCTGTCGCCGAGTCCATGTTTGCGACGTATCCGCAGGCTCGAGGAGATCGGGGTGATTCGCGGCTACGTCGCGCTGCTGGATTCGCAGATGCTCGGTCTCGATCTGCTCGCCTATGTGAACGTGCGGCTCGAAAAGCGCGGCGGCCCCGTGCTCAGTGCGCGCGCCGACGGTACGCCGGGGCGCGCGGGCGCGACGCATTCGGAACTGTTCCGCGTGGCCGTGCAGGGTTGGCCGGAAGTGGTCGCCTGCTACGCGATGACGGGCGAGATGGACTATCTGCTGCGCGTGCAGGTGCGCGACATGGCGCATTTCTCGCGCTTCGTGCAGGACCAGTTGCTGCGGCATCCGTCGGTGATCGACGTGAAATCGAGCTTTTCGCTGGAGAAGTTCAAGGAGACCACGGCGCTGCCGTTGTGA
- the hppD gene encoding 4-hydroxyphenylpyruvate dioxygenase: MKVSTWENPVGTDGFEFIEYTAPDPVALGKLFEQMGFTAIAKHRHKDVTLYRQGDINFIVNAEPDSFAQRFARLHGPSICAIAFRVKDAAKAYKRALDLGAWGFDNKTGPMELNIPAIKGIGDSLIYFVDRWRGKNGATPNSIGDISIYDVDFEPIPGANPNPTGHGLTYIDHLTHNVHRGRMQEWAEFYERLFNFREVRYFDIEGKVTGVKSKAMTSPCGKIRIPINEEGSETAGQIQEYLDAYRGEGIQHIALGSKDIYKTVDGLRNAKIMLLDTIDTYYELVDRRVPNHGEPLDELRKRKILIDGAHDDLLLQIFTENQIGPIFFEIIQRKGNQGFGEGNFKALFESIELDQIRRGVVQDKA, from the coding sequence ATGAAGGTTTCAACCTGGGAGAATCCCGTCGGCACCGACGGCTTCGAATTCATCGAATACACCGCGCCGGACCCCGTGGCGCTCGGCAAGCTGTTCGAGCAGATGGGTTTCACGGCGATCGCGAAGCATCGTCATAAGGACGTGACGCTGTACCGTCAGGGCGACATCAACTTCATCGTCAACGCCGAGCCCGACTCGTTCGCACAACGTTTTGCGCGTCTGCATGGCCCGTCGATCTGCGCGATCGCGTTCCGCGTGAAGGATGCGGCGAAGGCGTACAAGCGCGCGCTCGATCTCGGCGCGTGGGGTTTCGACAACAAGACGGGGCCGATGGAACTGAACATCCCCGCCATCAAGGGCATCGGCGATTCGCTGATCTATTTCGTCGACCGCTGGCGCGGCAAGAACGGCGCGACGCCGAACAGCATCGGCGACATCAGCATCTATGACGTCGACTTCGAGCCGATTCCCGGCGCGAACCCGAACCCGACGGGCCACGGTCTCACCTATATCGATCACCTGACGCACAACGTCCATCGCGGACGCATGCAGGAATGGGCCGAGTTTTACGAGCGGCTCTTCAATTTCCGCGAAGTGCGCTACTTCGATATCGAAGGCAAGGTGACGGGCGTGAAGTCGAAAGCGATGACGTCGCCGTGCGGCAAGATCCGCATTCCGATCAACGAAGAAGGCTCGGAAACGGCAGGCCAGATCCAGGAATATCTCGACGCATATCGCGGCGAAGGCATCCAGCACATCGCGCTGGGTTCGAAAGACATCTACAAAACGGTCGACGGTCTGCGCAACGCGAAGATCATGCTCCTCGATACGATCGACACCTACTACGAACTCGTCGACCGCCGCGTGCCGAATCACGGCGAGCCGCTGGACGAACTGCGCAAGCGCAAGATTCTGATCGACGGCGCACACGACGATCTGCTGCTGCAGATCTTCACCGAGAACCAGATCGGACCGATCTTCTTCGAGATCATCCAGCGAAAGGGCAATCAGGGTTTCGGTGAAGGCAACTTCAAGGCACTGTTCGAATCGATCGAGCTGGATCAGATTCGTCGAGGTGTCGTGCAGGACAAGGCTTAA
- a CDS encoding NADP-dependent malic enzyme translates to MDEQLKQSALAYHQNPKPGKISVTPTKPLSNQLDLSLAYSPGVAAACMAIYDEPLDAQKYTSRGNLVGVITNGTAVLGLGNIGPLAAKPVMEGKGCLFKKFAGIDVFDIELSESDPDKLVEAIAMLEPTLGGINLEDIKAPECFYIEKKLRERMKIPVFHDDQHGTAIIASAAILNGLKVVGKKLEDVKLVCSGAGAAAIACLDLLVHLGLKKSNTLVIDSKGVIYEGRGNLDASKERYQASTDARTLGDAMHGCDVFLGCSSAGVLKPEMVATMAGKPLILALANPEPEIRPEEAKKVRPDCIVATGRSDYPNQVNNVLCFPFIFRGALDVGATTITEEMKLACVRAIAELAEETDQGDEVAKAYEGHSLEFGPDYLIPKPFDPRLIIKIAPAVAQAAMDSGVATRPIQDMDAYREQLGATVYRTGMVMRPVFAAAKAQPARIVFAEGEDERVLRAAQFVLLEKIAKPILVGRPSVIEMRLKKMGSKLKCGEDVEIVNPEDDPRYQKSWQAYHEIGAREGVTPEVAKAAMRKFNTLIGAILVHLGDADGMICGLIDTYHEHLKFVEQVLGKAANVDNFAAMNLLMLPGRNLFISDTYVNEVPTAEQLADMTILAAREIEKFGILPKVALLSNSNFGSVPGSSSARMAQARKLISQRAPQLEVDGEMHGDAALSEAVRKAAFPGTTLTGEANLLIMPNVEAANITYNLLKMIGGEGVTVGPFLLGAAKPVHILTPAATVRRIINMTAVASANASVDRQATK, encoded by the coding sequence ATGGACGAACAACTGAAGCAAAGCGCTCTCGCATACCACCAGAATCCGAAGCCCGGCAAGATCTCGGTTACGCCGACCAAGCCGCTTTCGAACCAGCTGGACCTGTCGCTGGCGTATTCGCCGGGTGTCGCGGCCGCGTGCATGGCGATTTACGACGAACCGCTCGACGCGCAGAAGTACACGTCGCGCGGCAACCTGGTCGGCGTGATCACGAACGGCACGGCCGTGCTGGGCCTCGGCAACATCGGGCCGCTCGCCGCGAAGCCGGTGATGGAAGGCAAGGGCTGTCTCTTCAAGAAGTTCGCCGGCATCGACGTGTTCGATATCGAGCTGAGCGAGTCCGATCCCGACAAGCTCGTCGAAGCGATCGCGATGCTGGAGCCGACGCTTGGCGGCATCAACCTCGAAGACATCAAGGCGCCCGAATGCTTCTACATCGAGAAGAAGCTGCGCGAGCGCATGAAGATTCCCGTTTTCCACGACGACCAGCACGGCACGGCGATCATCGCGTCGGCGGCGATTCTCAACGGCCTGAAAGTGGTCGGCAAGAAGCTCGAAGACGTGAAGCTGGTGTGTTCGGGTGCGGGCGCGGCGGCTATCGCGTGTCTGGATCTGCTCGTGCATCTGGGCCTGAAAAAGTCGAACACGCTGGTGATCGACTCGAAGGGCGTCATCTACGAAGGGCGCGGCAATCTGGACGCGTCGAAGGAGCGCTATCAGGCGAGCACCGACGCGCGCACGCTCGGCGACGCAATGCACGGCTGCGACGTGTTCCTGGGCTGCTCGAGCGCGGGCGTGCTGAAGCCGGAAATGGTCGCGACGATGGCCGGCAAGCCGCTGATCCTGGCGCTCGCCAATCCGGAGCCGGAAATCCGCCCGGAAGAAGCGAAGAAAGTGCGTCCGGACTGCATCGTCGCCACGGGCCGGTCGGACTACCCGAACCAGGTCAACAACGTGCTGTGCTTCCCGTTCATCTTCCGCGGCGCGCTGGACGTCGGCGCGACGACGATCACGGAAGAAATGAAGCTCGCCTGCGTGCGCGCGATCGCCGAACTCGCGGAAGAAACAGATCAGGGCGACGAAGTCGCGAAGGCGTACGAAGGCCATTCGCTTGAATTCGGGCCCGACTATCTGATTCCGAAGCCGTTCGATCCGCGTCTGATCATCAAGATCGCGCCCGCTGTCGCGCAGGCCGCGATGGATTCGGGTGTCGCCACGCGTCCGATTCAGGACATGGACGCGTACCGCGAGCAGCTCGGCGCAACCGTCTACCGTACGGGCATGGTGATGCGTCCCGTGTTCGCGGCAGCGAAGGCGCAACCGGCGCGCATCGTGTTCGCGGAAGGCGAAGACGAGCGCGTGCTGCGTGCTGCGCAATTCGTGCTGCTCGAGAAGATCGCGAAACCGATTCTGGTCGGCCGTCCGAGCGTGATCGAGATGCGTCTGAAGAAGATGGGCTCGAAGCTCAAGTGCGGTGAGGACGTCGAAATCGTCAATCCGGAAGACGATCCGCGTTACCAGAAGAGCTGGCAGGCGTATCACGAGATCGGTGCGCGTGAAGGCGTGACGCCGGAAGTCGCGAAGGCCGCGATGCGCAAGTTCAACACGCTGATCGGCGCGATTCTCGTGCATCTCGGCGACGCGGACGGCATGATCTGCGGCCTGATCGACACGTATCACGAGCATCTGAAGTTCGTCGAGCAGGTGCTGGGCAAGGCCGCGAACGTCGACAACTTCGCCGCGATGAACCTGCTGATGCTGCCGGGCCGCAACCTCTTCATCAGCGACACGTACGTGAACGAAGTGCCGACGGCCGAGCAGCTCGCCGACATGACGATTCTCGCCGCGCGCGAAATCGAGAAGTTCGGCATCTTGCCGAAGGTCGCGCTGCTGTCGAACTCGAACTTCGGCAGCGTGCCGGGTTCGTCTTCGGCACGCATGGCGCAGGCACGCAAGCTGATCTCCCAGCGTGCGCCGCAACTCGAAGTGGACGGCGAAATGCACGGCGACGCGGCGCTGTCGGAAGCAGTGCGCAAAGCCGCGTTCCCCGGCACAACGCTGACGGGCGAAGCCAATCTGCTCATCATGCCGAACGTCGAAGCGGCGAACATCACGTACAACCTGCTGAAGATGATCGGCGGCGAAGGCGTGACGGTCGGCCCGTTCCTGCTCGGCGCGGCGAAGCCGGTGCACATCCTGACGCCGGCCGCGACCGTGCGCCGGATCATCAACATGACGGCCGTCGCGTCGGCGAACGCCAGCGTCGATCGTCAGGCCACGAAGTAA
- a CDS encoding response regulator transcription factor, with amino-acid sequence MQDPIRVVVADDHPVILFGAEQALLKFQGIRVVARAKQSTELVKILQTTPCDVLVTDLAMPGGQYGDGLPLIGYLRRNFPDLPIVVLTMLENAALLKRLSELGVISVVNKSDDLSHIGLAVQHVSRHIEYMSPSVKQALDTLRMNTGGKNDEVILSKRELEVVRLFVSGMTIKEISEQLNRSIKTISTQKNTAMRKLGLERDSELFQYAQSNGLMNLSSYAPGEADSGAASPEGS; translated from the coding sequence ATGCAAGATCCCATCAGGGTCGTGGTCGCCGACGACCATCCAGTAATTCTCTTTGGTGCGGAACAGGCGTTGCTCAAGTTTCAGGGCATTCGCGTGGTCGCGCGCGCAAAGCAGTCCACTGAGCTGGTGAAGATATTGCAGACGACGCCGTGCGACGTGCTCGTCACGGACCTCGCGATGCCGGGTGGGCAATACGGTGACGGCTTGCCGTTGATCGGCTATCTGCGTCGGAATTTTCCCGACTTGCCCATAGTCGTCCTGACTATGCTCGAAAACGCCGCGCTATTGAAGCGTCTGAGCGAGCTTGGCGTGATTTCGGTCGTCAACAAATCGGACGACTTGAGTCACATCGGCCTTGCGGTGCAGCACGTCAGCCGGCATATCGAATACATGAGTCCTTCCGTCAAGCAGGCCCTCGACACGTTGCGCATGAACACGGGCGGTAAGAACGACGAAGTGATTCTGTCGAAACGCGAGCTGGAAGTCGTTCGGCTCTTTGTGTCGGGCATGACGATCAAGGAAATCTCCGAGCAGCTGAATCGCAGCATTAAGACGATCAGCACGCAGAAGAATACTGCGATGCGCAAACTCGGACTTGAACGGGATTCCGAACTATTTCAGTACGCGCAGAGCAATGGCTTGATGAACCTTTCGTCGTATGCGCCGGGTGAGGCCGATTCGGGTGCCGCTTCGCCAGAAGGTTCATAG